One Ancylobacter novellus DSM 506 genomic window, CGCGTTCAACCAGACCCTGAAGCAATACAAGGTGGACAGCTTTGACTGGATCGCCCGGCTGGTGAACGAGCCGTACCTGATCGTGGTCAACAAGGACAGCAAGATCACGTCCATGAAGGACCTCGTCGAGGCCGCCAATGCCAAGCCCGGCAGCGTCGTGATGGCCGGCTTCGTGCGCGGATCAGGCGGACATTTCGCCTGGGAGATCATGGCCAAGTCGGCTGATCTCGACAGCAAGAAGGTGCGCTGGGTGCCCTTCGACAGCGTCGGCGACGCCGTGACCGCGGCGCTCGGCAACCATGCCGAAGTCGCCATCGCCTATGTCGACCTCGTCAAGACCCATGTGCAGGCGGGCAATCTGCGCGTCGTCGCGGTCATGTCCGACAAGCGGGTGCCGCAGTTCCCGGATGTGCCGACCCTGAAGGAACAGGGCTACGCCGCCGACACCTCGTGGCAGCAGATGCGCGGCATCATCGGCCCGAAGGGCATTCCCGAGCCGATCAAGGCCAAGCTCGCCGACGCGGTCAAGCAGGCGCTCGAGACGCCTGAGCTCAAGGCCTACATGGAGGAATCGGCGCTGGTTCCCGCCTTCCAGGGCCCGGCGGACTTCACGGCGACCGCCCAGCGGGAGAACGCCGCCACCAAGGAATGGATGGCGACGCTCGGACTGACGCGCTGACCGTCGAGGAATCCGCCGGAGGCCGCATGGCGGCCTCCTCCTTCCGGCATTCGACCGAGAGAGCCTGACCGTGACCATGGCAACTCAACACGACGAGCCGACCGTCGACGTCTCCGCCGAGCCCAAGGATCTCAGCTTCCGCCTGGAACTGGGAGACGCCCTTGCCGGGGCCGCGCTCCT contains:
- a CDS encoding tripartite tricarboxylate transporter substrate binding protein, encoding MLKFLLRTAALAAAIAMMPAGARADFPDKPIRYLLHVSPGGATDVMARKLAIAMEKILGVPLVVENKPGGRGATQLAELAAAKPDGYTIGAVTSTHIGAFNQTLKQYKVDSFDWIARLVNEPYLIVVNKDSKITSMKDLVEAANAKPGSVVMAGFVRGSGGHFAWEIMAKSADLDSKKVRWVPFDSVGDAVTAALGNHAEVAIAYVDLVKTHVQAGNLRVVAVMSDKRVPQFPDVPTLKEQGYAADTSWQQMRGIIGPKGIPEPIKAKLADAVKQALETPELKAYMEESALVPAFQGPADFTATAQRENAATKEWMATLGLTR